A stretch of Choristoneura fumiferana chromosome 29, NRCan_CFum_1, whole genome shotgun sequence DNA encodes these proteins:
- the Chrac-14 gene encoding DNA polymerase epsilon subunit 3 Chrac-14, protein MAEKLEDLNLPLTVVTRIVKEALPEGVSISKEARTGLAKAASVFVLYVTSAATNIVEKKKKKALTGQIVLDAMKDIEFDRFIEPLTQSLEQYKQLMSARKSGGKKKDDDEPEVIEDD, encoded by the coding sequence ATGGCAGAAAAACTTGAAGATCTAAACCTTCCTCTGACTGTAGTAACTCGTATAGTGAAAGAAGCGTTACCCGAAGGCGTTTCGATCTCCAAAGAGGCGCGGACAGGACTCGCAAAAGCGGCGTCGGTTTTTGTCCTCTACGTTACTTCAGCGGCGACTAACATAGtggagaagaagaagaaaaaggcTCTTACGGGCCAAATAGTGCTGGATGCTATGAAAGACATAGAATTTGATAGATTTATCGAACCTCTAACGCAGTCGCTGGAGCAATATAAGCAATTAATGTCTGCCAGAAAATCCGGTGGCAAGAAGAAAGACGACGACGAACCCGAGGTTATTGAGGACGATTGA